The DNA window CCCCACGGCAGAAGATGCGAGATAGGGGGCCCCAGCGTCAGGCGAACACGACGGCGTCGATGGCGATCGTGAGGAAGAGCAGCGCCAGGTAGGTGTTCGACAGGTGGAACAGGCGCATCGGCGACAGCTCGACGCCGGTGACCCCGCGGCGCACCTGGCGGAGCAGGCGGTGGGCCTCGGCGAGCATCAGCGCGCCCAGCAAGCCGGCCACCACCGGGTACAGCCAGCCGGTGTGGGCCACGGGCCACAGAACCACGGAGGTCGCCACGGTCGCCCAGGTGTAGACGGTCATCTCGGTGATGACCCGTCGCTCCCCCGCGACCACCGGAAGCATCGGCACGCCGGCGGCGGCATAGTCGTCGCGGTAGCGCATCGCCAGAGCCCAGAAGTGCGGCGGCGTCCAGAAGAACACGACCAGGAACAGCACCAGCGGGGCCCACGAGACCGAGTCGGTAACCGCGGTCCAGCCGATCAACGGCGGGAAGCATCCGGCCGCGCCACCCCAGACGATGTTCTGGGCCGTACGGCGCTTGAGGAGCATCGTGTAGCCGAAGACGTAGAACAGGTTCGCCGTCAGCGCGAGCATCGCGGACAGCCAGTTCACCGCGAACCCGAGCAGCAGGGTCGCGACGATCCCGAGCACCACGCCGAAGACCACGGTCTCCCGCGCGCTGACCCCGTGCATCGGCAGCGGCCGACGTCGCGTGCGACGCATGTCGGCGTCGATGTCGCGGTCGAGGTAGCAGTTCAGGACGTTCGCGCTGCCCGCGGCGAGCGTGCCGCCGACCAGAGTGGCCAACACCAGCCAGGCACCGGGAATCCCCCGGTCGGCCAGGAACATCACCGGCGCAGTGGTGACGAGCAGCAGCTCGATGATCCGCGGCTTGGTGAGCGCGACGTAGGCCCGCAATGTCTGTCCGGCGGTGCGTCGGCCGAGGGCCGACGGCTCGACTGGCACCTCGCCAGAATCGTCAAGGCTCTGCGGCGCGTAGCCGGTTCCGTGGGCGACCATGCCGCCCCGCGGCCGACCGGTGTCGAGTGTTGTCACACGCACCTTCGGGTCTGACTGAAGCGCTGGAGCGTCCGGGTCCGGACGTGGGGCGCATACGACGGGCGACGCCAACTGTAGCCCGGCCATTCACCCTCGACGCCCAGCGGGTGCGCTGGCGACGATGGGTAGGGTCAGGCTCATGGGAGCGAAGCTGACCTGGTCCGATCTCGACGACCGTGCCGTGGCCACCGCACGGGTGCTGGCGATGGACGCGGTGCAGGCCGCGGGCAACGGCCATCCGGGCACCGCAATGGCGCTCGCGCCTGCC is part of the Sporichthyaceae bacterium genome and encodes:
- a CDS encoding heme o synthase translates to MPVEPSALGRRTAGQTLRAYVALTKPRIIELLLVTTAPVMFLADRGIPGAWLVLATLVGGTLAAGSANVLNCYLDRDIDADMRRTRRRPLPMHGVSARETVVFGVVLGIVATLLLGFAVNWLSAMLALTANLFYVFGYTMLLKRRTAQNIVWGGAAGCFPPLIGWTAVTDSVSWAPLVLFLVVFFWTPPHFWALAMRYRDDYAAAGVPMLPVVAGERRVITEMTVYTWATVATSVVLWPVAHTGWLYPVVAGLLGALMLAEAHRLLRQVRRGVTGVELSPMRLFHLSNTYLALLFLTIAIDAVVFA